TCGTGGGTGGCCTGGTCACCGGTCTTTTCACCGTGATACAGGCGGCCGCGGCGAGCGTACTGGCCGCGCTCCTGATCGGCTGGGCAAGGCGGCGGCTGAACGCAACAGAGTTCCTTGCGGCGCTGAAACGTACCTGCCTGCAGTCCGGCGCGCTCTTTGCGATCAGTTTCGGCGCCAAGGCGTTTACGGTGCTGGTGGCGGGCGCGGACATGTCGACCGCAATGATCGAGTGGATGACGGCCTCGTCCATCGACGGATGGATGGTGATTGCCGTCATCGTCCTGGCGTTGCTGCTGATGGGCATGTTTCTCGACCCGGCCGGGATCATCCTGCTGGCGGTGCCCGTGACCCTGCCCGTGGTGATGGGCCTTGGCTACGACGTGGTCTGGTATGCGGTGATCTTTGTCAAGGTGCTGGAGATCGGCCTCATCACGCCACCCCTGGGATTGAACATCTTCGCGCTCAAGGCCTCCCTGGACGCTGCGGAAACGGTGCCCCTGGAGGATGTCTACAAGGGCGCGCTGGCCTTTCTCGCGATTGACCTGGTGGTGCTTGCGCTGCTCCTGGCGTTTCCGGACATTTCGCTGCTCCTTCCGGATCTCCTGGGCCAATAGGATCGGCTTTTGTCGAACACCCCGGGGAGGAGTTCCCGTACCTGTCCCGAGATTTCGCGGGTGGAAATGTTGCGAATGGAGCGCAGATTCCGC
The sequence above is a segment of the Gemmatimonadota bacterium genome. Coding sequences within it:
- a CDS encoding TRAP transporter large permease subunit is translated as VGGLVTGLFTVIQAAAASVLAALLIGWARRRLNATEFLAALKRTCLQSGALFAISFGAKAFTVLVAGADMSTAMIEWMTASSIDGWMVIAVIVLALLLMGMFLDPAGIILLAVPVTLPVVMGLGYDVVWYAVIFVKVLEIGLITPPLGLNIFALKASLDAAETVPLEDVYKGALAFLAIDLVVLALLLAFPDISLLLPDLLGQ